From Phenylobacterium montanum, the proteins below share one genomic window:
- a CDS encoding beta-glucosidase, translating to MLVSASGAVLAACSAGPALAADSIGSERDIDRRAAAIVAKMTQDERFQLLSGGVGFANPLVHIAKPEGSLGTSGFIRGIPRLGIPSLHETDGTLGVANRGNKRPGDVATQLPSGLAIGATFDPELARAAGMVLGAEARAKGFNVVLGGMAQLIREPRGGRNFESPGEDPLLVGRISGAMIAGTQSQRVAATTKHLAVNVQETGRSVQNAVIDPDALRESDMLAFGIAIEEGRPAAIMAAYNRINGQWSTESSLLADVVKGEWGYRGWIMSDWGATHSAAPSALAGLDQESGHEFDEQQWFGKPLREAVAAGVAPQARIDDMNHRIIRSLIATGVYDDPPRPGGSIDWEAHAAITERIEQAGIVLLKNEGGCLPLPRIGTVLLVGGHADKGVLSGGGSAQVAPKGGIAYREKVGTGLVADASEMIYTPSVPLEAFTAEMPGLRFAFDDGSDIARVTTAAQAADFAIVFAVKPSAEALDSPDLDLPFGQNDLIAAVAAANRRTTVVLETGNAVLMPWLDQVRSVVAAWFPGQRGAQALAAIVSGRVSPSGRTPISWPASLGELPRPVLPGWSPDVGVDLAVGKRPQPFDIHYTEGSDVGYRWYERSNRKPLFPFGHGLTYSKFRYSDLAVETDRGRLQVSVTIENRGRRSATEVPQVYAAAPGRTHRLVGWERVTLAPGQKRKARIKADGRVLASRFKGKWQLIPGDYGIFVGPSAGMPLLASVLKAHDAAKLALLQR from the coding sequence ATGCTGGTCTCGGCGAGCGGCGCCGTTCTCGCCGCCTGCTCAGCCGGCCCCGCGCTAGCCGCCGACAGCATAGGATCCGAGCGAGACATCGACCGTCGTGCGGCGGCGATCGTCGCCAAGATGACGCAGGATGAGCGTTTTCAGCTTCTGAGCGGCGGAGTGGGCTTCGCCAACCCGCTCGTGCACATTGCCAAGCCAGAGGGTTCGCTCGGAACATCTGGCTTCATTCGGGGGATACCGCGTCTCGGCATCCCGAGCCTGCACGAGACCGATGGCACGCTGGGCGTTGCGAACCGCGGCAACAAGCGACCCGGCGACGTCGCGACCCAATTGCCCTCAGGACTGGCGATCGGAGCGACCTTCGATCCGGAACTCGCTCGCGCGGCCGGCATGGTGCTCGGCGCCGAGGCCCGCGCCAAGGGCTTCAACGTCGTTCTTGGCGGCATGGCTCAGTTGATCCGCGAACCGCGTGGTGGTCGCAACTTCGAGAGCCCTGGCGAGGATCCGTTGCTCGTCGGCCGAATCAGCGGCGCCATGATCGCAGGCACGCAATCCCAACGGGTTGCCGCCACCACCAAGCATCTCGCCGTGAACGTGCAAGAGACCGGCCGCAGCGTTCAGAATGCGGTCATCGATCCCGATGCGCTACGCGAATCCGACATGCTCGCGTTCGGGATTGCAATCGAGGAAGGTCGGCCTGCTGCGATCATGGCGGCCTATAATCGCATCAACGGGCAATGGAGCACCGAGAGCAGCCTCCTCGCTGACGTCGTGAAAGGCGAGTGGGGCTATCGTGGGTGGATCATGTCGGACTGGGGGGCAACCCACAGTGCGGCGCCATCAGCGCTGGCCGGGCTCGATCAGGAGTCCGGGCACGAGTTCGACGAGCAGCAATGGTTCGGCAAGCCCCTGCGCGAGGCCGTTGCAGCGGGCGTGGCGCCGCAGGCCCGTATTGATGACATGAACCACCGCATCATCCGGAGCCTCATCGCGACCGGCGTCTACGATGATCCTCCGCGCCCCGGTGGATCGATCGACTGGGAGGCGCACGCAGCCATCACCGAGCGGATCGAGCAGGCGGGCATTGTCCTGCTGAAGAACGAGGGAGGTTGCCTCCCCCTCCCCCGCATTGGAACGGTGCTGCTCGTCGGCGGACATGCCGACAAAGGCGTCCTCTCGGGCGGTGGTTCAGCGCAGGTGGCCCCCAAAGGCGGGATCGCCTACCGTGAGAAGGTGGGTACAGGTCTCGTCGCCGACGCGAGCGAGATGATCTATACACCGTCGGTACCGCTTGAGGCCTTCACGGCTGAAATGCCGGGACTTCGCTTCGCTTTCGACGACGGAAGCGACATCGCCCGTGTCACCACGGCCGCGCAGGCGGCTGATTTCGCGATCGTCTTTGCGGTCAAGCCATCTGCCGAAGCCCTCGACAGTCCTGACCTTGATCTTCCCTTTGGCCAGAACGACCTCATCGCCGCGGTCGCGGCGGCGAACCGTCGCACGACGGTGGTGTTGGAGACAGGCAACGCGGTGCTCATGCCGTGGCTTGATCAGGTCCGCTCCGTCGTCGCCGCGTGGTTCCCGGGTCAGCGAGGGGCGCAAGCGCTGGCCGCGATCGTATCCGGCCGGGTTTCGCCGTCTGGGCGAACGCCGATCAGCTGGCCGGCCTCGCTCGGCGAATTGCCGCGGCCCGTGCTACCGGGTTGGAGTCCGGACGTCGGGGTCGATCTCGCGGTCGGAAAGCGGCCCCAACCGTTCGATATCCACTATACTGAAGGATCGGACGTCGGATACCGATGGTACGAAAGAAGTAATCGCAAACCACTTTTCCCGTTCGGGCATGGGCTTACTTATTCGAAGTTCCGTTACTCGGACCTGGCCGTTGAGACAGACCGCGGCCGACTTCAGGTCAGCGTGACAATAGAGAATCGTGGCCGACGGTCGGCAACGGAGGTTCCACAGGTCTACGCGGCCGCCCCAGGTCGCACGCATCGGCTGGTGGGCTGGGAGCGCGTCACGCTCGCCCCAGGCCAAAAGCGAAAGGCTCGGATCAAGGCTGACGGCCGCGTCCTCGCTTCGCGGTTCAAAGGTAAATGGCAGCTAATCCCAGGCGACTATGGAATATTTGTGGGGCCGTCCGCAGGTATGCCTCTGTTGGCGAGCGTGCTCAAAGCTCACGATGCTGCCAAGCTGGCCTTGCTTCAACGGTAG
- a CDS encoding TonB-dependent receptor, which produces MELNSQARGLTRAALWGQTSIVALAMATCAGYATGANAQAAPKSEATQLGEIVVTAQRRSESILKTPVSITAVTGEALRASGANTASQLGDLVPNLQITKSVSLQISIRGVSNENSLQSGDPSAAFNVDGVYIARPQAQGAKFFDLERIEVLRGPQGTLYGRNATGGAINLIPNKPVDHLEASASAEIGNFNTFRTTAVINAPVNDFLDLRAAFASNKHDSYLVAGPATITGHNSRLGSDEDDVEARLQALIKFSPGVTLRISVDGANDTALPPMQVPVTNFFQGVNPIFGPGTWFDSSSKAQRTVNWDPSFTGRNSARDRGTLAEFNADLGFAALTYLGAYRSFKYYKDEPVYFLSLGEANRGQLFNNNESSHELRLASKPGRRLTWVAGLYRFQEHSTGVTEFLPPLPLPLTSPPYNYRLFYANAKADSTAVFGQATFSLTDSLRVTGGLRYTKDGKSSNSPTTSQVGPIYNPTTDISVANIASKSYSKVNWKAGLEYDVAPGVMLYGDVSTGYKAGGYNSGCLATTPGCNNVQTESALFYAPEELTAYEAGAKGRFFDNKVRASLTGFYYDYRNMQLQGISPATAQVTTTNAATATIYGAELEGVWAPTRVDKIDFALTLLHAKYDSYQINALTNWAGFDLDRSPSYSIMVGYNHTFDLPNGADVVAGIDTRANASSIISNFNAAVQYKMPSYTRTNVVLTYNSPEHQWYVQGYANNLEDNVRPGGIVLGAAFLSDPRTYGIRVGAKF; this is translated from the coding sequence ATGGAATTGAATTCGCAAGCGCGGGGGCTGACGCGAGCCGCCCTCTGGGGTCAGACTAGCATTGTCGCTTTGGCGATGGCCACTTGCGCTGGCTATGCGACTGGCGCGAACGCGCAGGCCGCCCCAAAAAGCGAAGCAACTCAGCTTGGCGAAATCGTGGTGACGGCCCAGCGCCGCTCGGAGTCGATCCTAAAAACGCCCGTTTCTATTACTGCGGTTACGGGAGAGGCTTTGCGCGCATCCGGCGCGAATACGGCGAGCCAGCTTGGCGATTTGGTTCCCAATCTTCAGATCACCAAGAGCGTCAGCCTGCAGATCTCCATACGTGGGGTCTCGAACGAGAACTCACTGCAATCGGGCGATCCGTCGGCCGCGTTCAACGTGGATGGCGTGTACATCGCACGGCCCCAGGCGCAGGGGGCCAAGTTCTTCGATCTTGAGCGCATCGAAGTCCTCCGCGGGCCTCAGGGAACGCTCTATGGACGGAACGCAACCGGCGGCGCGATCAATCTGATTCCCAATAAGCCTGTCGATCACCTCGAAGCTTCTGCGTCGGCGGAGATTGGTAATTTCAACACGTTTCGGACAACGGCCGTCATCAATGCCCCGGTCAACGACTTCCTGGACCTACGCGCCGCGTTCGCGTCGAACAAACACGACAGCTATCTTGTCGCAGGTCCCGCCACCATCACGGGCCACAACAGCAGGCTAGGTAGCGACGAAGACGACGTGGAGGCCCGCCTTCAAGCGCTAATCAAGTTCTCTCCGGGCGTTACGCTCCGCATCAGCGTGGACGGCGCGAACGACACGGCGTTGCCACCCATGCAGGTGCCTGTGACCAACTTTTTCCAGGGTGTGAACCCCATATTCGGGCCCGGCACCTGGTTCGATTCAAGTTCAAAGGCTCAGCGGACCGTCAATTGGGATCCGAGTTTCACAGGGCGCAACAGCGCGCGCGATCGCGGAACCCTTGCCGAGTTCAATGCAGATCTCGGATTTGCTGCGCTTACCTATCTTGGAGCATATCGAAGCTTCAAGTATTACAAAGACGAGCCCGTCTATTTCCTCAGCTTGGGTGAGGCAAATCGGGGCCAGCTGTTCAACAATAACGAGAGCTCGCACGAGCTACGGCTCGCGTCGAAGCCCGGTCGCCGCTTGACGTGGGTCGCAGGCCTCTATCGTTTCCAAGAACACTCAACGGGCGTCACGGAATTCTTACCGCCGTTGCCATTGCCGCTAACGTCGCCGCCGTACAACTACCGGCTATTCTACGCAAACGCGAAAGCGGATTCTACGGCTGTATTCGGTCAGGCAACGTTTTCTCTCACTGATTCCCTGCGCGTGACCGGCGGCCTGCGTTACACTAAGGATGGAAAATCGTCAAATTCTCCGACGACGAGCCAAGTGGGGCCGATTTACAATCCCACAACCGACATCTCTGTGGCAAATATCGCGTCGAAATCATACAGCAAAGTAAACTGGAAGGCGGGTCTGGAGTACGACGTGGCGCCCGGCGTGATGCTGTATGGGGACGTGTCTACGGGGTACAAAGCGGGCGGGTACAACTCCGGATGTCTCGCGACGACACCAGGTTGTAATAATGTGCAAACAGAAAGCGCTCTGTTCTACGCACCTGAGGAGCTCACCGCCTACGAGGCCGGCGCGAAGGGCCGGTTCTTCGATAATAAGGTGCGGGCGTCGCTGACGGGGTTTTACTACGACTACAGGAATATGCAACTCCAAGGCATTTCTCCAGCGACTGCGCAAGTGACGACCACCAACGCTGCCACCGCCACCATCTATGGCGCAGAACTCGAAGGCGTCTGGGCGCCTACGCGAGTAGACAAAATCGACTTCGCGCTCACTCTGCTTCACGCCAAATATGACAGTTACCAGATCAACGCTTTGACCAATTGGGCCGGCTTCGATCTCGACCGATCCCCATCTTACTCGATTATGGTCGGATACAATCACACATTCGACCTGCCAAACGGCGCCGACGTTGTTGCGGGCATCGACACCCGGGCCAATGCCTCCTCGATCATAAGCAACTTCAATGCTGCTGTGCAGTACAAAATGCCATCATACACCCGGACGAACGTTGTTCTAACCTACAATTCTCCCGAGCACCAGTGGTACGTGCAGGGATACGCCAACAACCTGGAGGACAATGTTCGGCCGGGCGGCATCGTTCTTGGCGCAGCATTTCTGTCCGACCCGCGCACCTACGGGATACGCGTTGGAGCCAAGTTCTAA